The Oceanibaculum indicum P24 sequence ATATCGGCGTAATATTCCCACTGCAGGCCCTTCGGCACGCTGGTGCGGCCGCCCCACAGTGCCTCGACGATGGCCTGGCGGTCCATGGCGTGGGTCAGCGCCTGGCGGATGCGCGGATCGGCCAGCTGCGGATGGTTCTTGTCGAACACGATCAGCCGATGGTTCAGCACCGGGCCGCCGACAACCTCGAACTTGTCGTTCGCCTCAATGGTCGCGATCTGGTCCGGCGGGATGTCGCTGGCGAAATCATATTCGCCCGAAAGCAGGCCGTTCACCCGGCCCGGCACTTCCGGCACCACGGTGTAGCGCACTTCCTTCACGGTCGGCTTGCCGTTGAAGTAGGCGTCGTGCGCTTCAAGCACCAGCACGTTATCCGGGCGGAATTCCTTGATCTTGAACGGGCCGGCGCTGACCGGGTTGCGCGCCCAGCTCATCCAGTCCTTGGCTTCCAGGAAGGCGCGCTTGGAGATGATCTGCGAACCCATGCGCGCGAGGCGGCCTTCCATGGTAACGTCCGGTACCGCGTTCACGAAGCGCACGGTGTACTTGTCCACCACTTCGACCCGCTCCAGCGACGGCCACAGACGGCGCGCGATGGCCGGCACTTCCGGCGGCAGCTCCGGGCCGGTCTGGGTATTGGTGGTGGTGAACAGCGTCTTGCTGTCGTCGGACTTGATGGTCTTGTCGTCCTGGCCGGCGCGGCGCGGCGGCTTGTCGCCGAACATGCGCTCCCTGCCGAAGCTGAAGGCCACATCCTCGGCCGTCACCTCATCGCCATTGTGGAAGGTGGCACCCTGGCGCAGCTTCAGCTCGACCGTCTTGTCGTCGATGCGCTTCCAGGATTCGGCGAGGCCCGGCACCGGCGCCAGATCGCCCTGGCGGTCCAGATCGATCAGCGGAGAAAAGATCATCGGGAAGATGCGCGCGCCGACATTGGACTGTTCGCGCAGCGGCGTCAGTGCGCCGGAATTCACCACCTGCTGCACGGCAACGCGCACCACCGGGCGGTCATCGGCGCGGGCGGTGCCGGACGCCATCAGCGCGGCGACGGAAAGGGTCGTGGTCAGCGACAGGCCCAGCGCAAGCGCGGCCCGTCGGCTGAGAAAGGGGAACTGCATGATGCCCTCCAGCCTTGAAAAGGATCGGCGCGCCCGAATGGCGTGCCTTGGGCACCATGGCCGCTGTTGATTAAGCTCGCATGTCGGTCGGGTGTTGGTTTCGTGACATTTCAAAGGGTTATGGATGAATTTGTGGAGTCATCCGCAAACTGCGCATTGCAGGACAAATTGCACATAAGACCGGGACGGAATGTAGAGCGCAGTACCCACCATAGGGGTAGCCTTGCCTTACCGGATTTGGGAGGTGAGGCATGGACAAGAATGTCTTATTGGAGCAACTGCACAACGCCATCGGGAATTCCCCGGCCCATCAGCAACGGCTGACGGCGGCAGCGAGCGAACCGGACGCGGTCACGATTCTGCTGGAAATCGCCCACGCAGAGGGCATCGCTCTGGAGCCAGCAGATATCCAACAGCAACTGGCCGCAACCAGTCAGCAAAATGCCGGGCTGACGGACGAAGAACTCGCCAGGATCAGCGGTGGCCACGCCGGCACATACAGGGACAGGCCGGCCTGGAGTCCCTACCTGCCCAACCTGTTTCCGGATCAGTATCCGAGATAGGAAATAAGACAGCCCGGTCGAGGTGGGTGGCAGAGGCATGCGGGAGGTGGGAAGATTTACGCAATCATTCCACCACAAGGCCAATAGCACTTCGCGCTAGACGCAATAGCGCAAATTTCTAGGGGTGTGGGGTCAATACCCGGCTGAGGAGCGTCCCGATCGGCACCATCTTCGGGATCGTCCGGCGGACCAGCGCGCCCAGTACCGGCTCCAGCGCTGCCCGCAACGCCGCCGGAGCCCGCAGGTCGGACAGCGGCGCTGACGCGGCACGGTCGGACGTCTCGATCCGCCAGCGCGTCAGCATACCCGCCTCGTGCAAGGGCTGCAGGATCAGTTCAATATGGGCGAGCATATCCGGCCAGTGCGACAGGTGGACATAGAGGCTGGCGACCGGCGCGCCCTCCTCGCCGGTATCGCCGAACAGGTTCAGCCGATGAATGCTGTGCTGAAGCGAGTCGGGCAGCGTTGCAAACGCCGGCAGGGCCGGAATGGAGATGGCTGTAGTTGCATCCGTGCGGCTTGTGGTTTCCCGCAAAGGCGGCCAATCCATGCGACCGGGCGTCAGCCCCAGCAGCGCGCTGAAGGCGACGAGGTTTC is a genomic window containing:
- a CDS encoding ABC transporter substrate-binding protein, whose protein sequence is MQFPFLSRRAALALGLSLTTTLSVAALMASGTARADDRPVVRVAVQQVVNSGALTPLREQSNVGARIFPMIFSPLIDLDRQGDLAPVPGLAESWKRIDDKTVELKLRQGATFHNGDEVTAEDVAFSFGRERMFGDKPPRRAGQDDKTIKSDDSKTLFTTTNTQTGPELPPEVPAIARRLWPSLERVEVVDKYTVRFVNAVPDVTMEGRLARMGSQIISKRAFLEAKDWMSWARNPVSAGPFKIKEFRPDNVLVLEAHDAYFNGKPTVKEVRYTVVPEVPGRVNGLLSGEYDFASDIPPDQIATIEANDKFEVVGGPVLNHRLIVFDKNHPQLADPRIRQALTHAMDRQAIVEALWGGRTSVPKGLQWEYYADMFHADWSVPEYNPELAKKLVKESGYKGEPIPFRVTNNYYTNQVQTAQILTEMWRSVGLNVEIQMKENWQQIFDRNEPRAIRDWSNSAPFSDPVSSIVNQHGPNGQQQQVGEWTNEEFNKLSGVLETSTNHEERRKAFRRMLEIAEREDPAYTVLHRNVVFYGKRKDIEWKWSPTFAMDFRADNIRYKK